One window from the genome of Halostella litorea encodes:
- a CDS encoding histidine kinase N-terminal 7TM domain-containing protein — MSWAAPGGSITLSASYVALLFVSGVAMVLVFLSTLRRWSERVARLLGTILVATAVWCCAYALQITSSGAATAAFWNNVRVLGPTLISPLLFLFAAEYTGRDDWRRPRRIAALFVIPALTNVLTWTNHLHHLVRRDIGQAGGLFTEVTPGPWAVVYSVYDYALIVAAIYLFVASFRRRRDERYRGQAATVLVAITVPVVTNAAYFVGVTAVDGTPFAFAVAGVMLATAVYRYRLLDLIPIARSTVFDSVEAGVLVVDTEDTIVDANERGAAIVGPDPSALVGTKLSTLVSDHVPSAEPLVDEFDTRTRLSHDCGTEQRWFDVTISPIRVDEDRGVGRLIMFTDVTDQVLRQRALERRSTELERKNERLEEVASIVSHDLRNPLNVIDGYLDLARETGDPRHFDEMEESLDRMEGIIDEMLTMAKQGRSVDDPEDVALSRVADEAWNYVDTREATLENDVRKQVRADRSQLLQIFENLYRNAIEHGGDDVTVRVGTTADGFFVEDNGPGIPTADREAVFDRGHTSADDGTGFGLSIVRMAVEAHDWRITVTEGTDGGARFEIATGEST, encoded by the coding sequence GTGAGTTGGGCCGCTCCCGGGGGATCGATCACGCTGTCGGCGTCGTACGTGGCCCTGCTGTTCGTGTCCGGTGTTGCCATGGTGTTGGTGTTCCTGTCGACGCTCCGACGGTGGTCGGAGCGCGTCGCGCGGCTCCTCGGAACTATCCTAGTCGCCACGGCCGTGTGGTGTTGCGCGTACGCGCTCCAGATCACTAGTTCGGGAGCGGCGACCGCCGCCTTCTGGAACAACGTTCGTGTGCTGGGTCCCACGCTCATCTCGCCGCTGCTGTTCCTGTTCGCGGCGGAGTACACGGGGCGCGACGACTGGCGGCGACCCCGCCGGATCGCCGCCCTGTTCGTGATTCCGGCGCTGACTAACGTCCTCACCTGGACGAATCACCTTCACCACCTCGTGCGACGGGACATCGGGCAGGCGGGCGGCCTGTTCACCGAGGTAACCCCGGGACCGTGGGCGGTGGTGTACAGCGTCTACGACTACGCGCTCATCGTCGCCGCGATCTACCTGTTCGTCGCGTCGTTCCGCCGTCGCCGGGACGAACGGTACCGCGGTCAGGCGGCGACGGTACTCGTCGCGATCACGGTCCCGGTGGTGACCAACGCCGCGTACTTCGTCGGGGTGACGGCGGTCGACGGGACGCCCTTCGCCTTCGCTGTCGCCGGGGTGATGCTCGCGACCGCGGTGTACCGTTACCGGTTGTTAGACCTCATTCCGATCGCCCGTAGCACGGTGTTCGATAGCGTCGAAGCCGGCGTGCTCGTCGTGGACACCGAGGATACGATCGTCGACGCGAACGAGCGCGGCGCAGCCATCGTCGGCCCGGATCCGTCCGCGCTCGTGGGGACGAAGCTGTCGACGCTGGTCTCGGACCACGTCCCGTCGGCGGAACCACTCGTGGACGAATTCGACACGCGGACGCGTCTCTCTCACGACTGCGGGACCGAGCAGCGCTGGTTCGACGTCACCATCTCCCCGATCCGGGTCGACGAGGACCGGGGCGTCGGCCGGCTCATCATGTTCACCGACGTCACCGACCAGGTCCTGCGCCAGCGCGCGCTCGAACGCCGGTCGACGGAACTGGAGCGCAAGAACGAACGGCTCGAAGAGGTCGCCTCCATCGTCAGCCACGACCTCCGGAACCCGCTCAACGTGATCGACGGCTACCTAGACCTGGCGCGAGAGACCGGCGACCCTCGGCACTTCGACGAGATGGAGGAGAGCCTCGACAGGATGGAAGGGATAATAGACGAGATGCTGACGATGGCGAAGCAGGGTCGGAGCGTCGACGACCCCGAGGACGTGGCCCTCTCTCGGGTCGCCGACGAGGCGTGGAACTACGTCGACACGCGGGAAGCGACCCTGGAGAACGACGTTCGAAAGCAGGTGAGGGCCGACCGCTCCCAACTGCTGCAGATCTTCGAGAACCTCTATCGAAACGCGATCGAACACGGTGGGGACGACGTTACGGTCCGGGTCGGTACGACGGCCGACGGTTTCTTTGTCGAGGACAACGGCCCCGGCATCCCCACGGCGGACCGCGAGGCGGTCTTCGACCGAGGCCACACGTCGGCGGACGACGGGACCGGATTCGGACTCTCGATCGTCCGGATGGCGGTCGAGGCACACGACTGGCGCATCACCGTGACTGAAGGGACGGACGGCGGCGCGCGGTTCGAGATAGCGACCGGTGAGTCTACATGA
- a CDS encoding ABC transporter ATP-binding protein, giving the protein MAQLELSNLHAEVAEEGVDEQILKGVDLTVESGEIHALMGPNGSGKSTTAKVIAGHPAYEVTDGEVLLHLEEGDFGGDFDIPEDKRTWDLLDLEPNERAALGIFLGFQYPAEIEGVTMTNFLRTALNAKLEEREELFEDEDDEDESEEEAGYESSPMEGPADEGEVGVAEFQQILSEKMEQLDMDERFAQRYLNAGFSGGEKKQNEVLQAAILEPSIAVLDEIDSGLDIDRLQDVSKGINALRDEQGTGVLQITHYQRILDYVEPDRVHVMLDGEVAESGGAELAEKLEDEGYDWVREQVYGTA; this is encoded by the coding sequence ATGGCACAATTAGAGCTCAGCAATCTCCACGCGGAAGTCGCCGAAGAGGGCGTAGACGAGCAGATTCTCAAGGGTGTCGACCTCACGGTCGAGTCCGGCGAGATCCACGCGCTGATGGGACCGAACGGCAGCGGGAAGTCCACGACAGCGAAGGTCATCGCGGGTCACCCCGCCTACGAGGTCACCGACGGCGAGGTGCTGCTCCACCTCGAGGAGGGTGACTTCGGCGGGGACTTCGATATCCCCGAGGACAAGCGCACGTGGGACCTGCTCGACCTCGAACCGAACGAGCGCGCCGCGCTCGGTATCTTCCTCGGCTTCCAGTACCCTGCCGAGATCGAGGGCGTCACGATGACGAACTTCCTCCGGACGGCGCTGAACGCCAAGCTCGAGGAGCGCGAGGAGCTCTTCGAGGACGAGGACGACGAGGACGAATCCGAGGAGGAAGCCGGCTACGAGTCCTCCCCGATGGAGGGCCCCGCCGACGAGGGCGAGGTCGGCGTCGCCGAGTTCCAGCAGATCCTCTCCGAGAAGATGGAGCAACTGGACATGGACGAGCGGTTCGCCCAGCGCTACCTCAACGCCGGCTTCTCCGGCGGCGAGAAGAAACAGAACGAGGTGCTTCAGGCCGCCATCCTCGAGCCGTCGATCGCCGTCCTCGACGAGATCGACTCCGGGCTCGACATCGACCGCCTGCAGGACGTCTCGAAGGGGATCAACGCGCTCCGCGACGAGCAGGGCACCGGCGTCCTCCAGATCACGCACTACCAGCGCATCCTCGACTACGTCGAACCCGACCGCGTCCACGTCATGCTCGACGGCGAAGTCGCCGAGAGCGGCGGCGCGGAACTGGCCGAGAAGCTCGAGGACGAGGGGTACGACTGGGTCCGCGAGCAGGTGTACGGCACCGCGTAA
- the sufB gene encoding Fe-S cluster assembly protein SufB: MSSDQDHLKETDTEKRFEFKKEESAAVTSDKGLTEEVVRMISDDKDEPEWMLERRLRALKQYQEMPMPTDWPGQPDLSELDVEEIVPYIRPDVDKREGADSWDDLPEDIQDTFEKLGIPEAERKALSGVGAQYESEVVYQNMQEQWEEKGVIFCNMDEAVQEHEDLVKEHFMTKCVPPSDNKFAALHGAVWSGGSFVYVPEGVTVEMPVQAYFRMNSEGMGQFEHTLIIAEEGSEVHYIEGCSAPKYGTHNLHAGGVEVFVGEDAHVQYSTVQNWSKNTFNLNTKRAIAEKGGTMEWVSGSMGSKATMLYPSTILKGRGATDNHITIAFAGEGQDIDTGAKVYHNAPNTKSTIESKSIAKDGGRTNYRGLVQIADGAEGSSTAVECDALMFDNESTSDTMPYMEIQESKVDVAHEATVGKIGDEDVFYLQSRGLDDDDAKQMIVSGFIEPITEELPIEYAVELNRLIELEMEGSLG, encoded by the coding sequence ATGAGTTCAGATCAAGACCACCTGAAAGAGACGGACACCGAGAAGCGCTTCGAGTTCAAGAAAGAGGAGAGCGCTGCGGTGACGTCCGACAAGGGACTGACCGAGGAAGTCGTCCGCATGATAAGCGACGACAAGGACGAACCGGAGTGGATGCTCGAGCGGCGCCTCCGCGCGCTCAAGCAGTACCAGGAGATGCCGATGCCGACCGACTGGCCCGGCCAGCCGGACCTGTCGGAGCTGGACGTCGAGGAGATCGTTCCCTACATCCGCCCCGACGTCGACAAGCGCGAGGGCGCGGACAGCTGGGACGACCTCCCCGAGGACATCCAGGACACGTTCGAGAAGCTGGGCATCCCGGAGGCCGAGCGGAAGGCGCTCTCGGGCGTCGGCGCGCAGTACGAGTCCGAGGTCGTCTACCAGAACATGCAGGAGCAGTGGGAGGAGAAGGGCGTCATCTTCTGCAACATGGACGAGGCCGTCCAGGAACACGAGGACCTCGTGAAGGAGCACTTCATGACGAAGTGCGTCCCCCCGAGCGACAACAAGTTCGCCGCGCTCCACGGCGCCGTCTGGTCGGGCGGCTCGTTCGTGTACGTCCCCGAGGGCGTCACCGTCGAGATGCCCGTTCAGGCGTACTTCCGCATGAACAGCGAGGGGATGGGCCAGTTCGAGCACACCCTCATCATCGCCGAGGAGGGCTCGGAGGTCCACTACATCGAGGGCTGTTCGGCCCCGAAGTACGGCACCCACAACCTCCACGCCGGCGGCGTCGAGGTGTTCGTCGGCGAGGACGCCCACGTCCAGTACTCGACCGTCCAGAACTGGTCGAAGAACACGTTCAACCTGAACACCAAGCGCGCCATCGCCGAGAAGGGCGGCACGATGGAGTGGGTGTCGGGCAGCATGGGCTCGAAGGCCACGATGCTGTACCCGTCGACCATCCTCAAGGGGCGGGGCGCGACGGACAACCACATCACCATCGCCTTCGCGGGCGAGGGCCAGGACATCGACACCGGCGCGAAGGTGTACCACAACGCGCCGAACACGAAGTCGACAATCGAGTCCAAGTCCATCGCGAAGGACGGCGGCCGCACGAACTACCGCGGCCTCGTCCAGATCGCCGACGGCGCGGAGGGCTCGTCGACCGCCGTCGAATGCGACGCGCTGATGTTCGACAACGAGTCGACCTCCGACACCATGCCGTACATGGAGATCCAGGAGTCGAAGGTCGACGTCGCCCACGAGGCGACCGTCGGGAAGATCGGCGACGAGGACGTGTTCTATCTCCAGAGCCGCGGCCTCGACGACGACGACGCCAAGCAGATGATCGTCTCCGGCTTCATCGAGCCGATCACGGAGGAACTGCCCATCGAGTACGCGGTCGAACTGAACCGCCTCATCGAGCTGGAGATGGAGGGGAGCCTCGGATAA
- the sufD gene encoding Fe-S cluster assembly protein SufD codes for MSTQVHATIDEGTVRELSDSLDEPEWLLETRLEALEALDDLDMPSVIRTPGREWTNLHDLDFEGFVDPLNAAEDKDQVGPDEVEVLPFADAVDEREDLVKEHFGSVVDPQEDYLTALSTALFSTGTVVHVPEGVDAEDVTVRTEMNSRSLFNYTLVVTEESSSVTILERQSTGDDVDGERYYSGIVEVDAAENSNVQYGSLQNLDEETYNYTLKRGYADTYATIDWIEGNIGSRLTKSSVETYLQGDSSESQIVGAFFGHEDQHFDVNARVWHEAEHTTADLVTRGVLDDEARSVYEGVQDVGTDAWDTNSYQRENTLMLSDESEADASPKLIINNHDTEASHSATVGQVDEEDLFYMEARGTDPESAKNMLVEGFFVPVLEEVAVDELRDDLRDLVAARLRQ; via the coding sequence ATGAGCACGCAGGTACACGCAACCATCGACGAGGGGACGGTACGGGAGCTCTCGGACTCGCTCGACGAGCCCGAGTGGCTCCTCGAAACACGGCTGGAGGCGCTGGAGGCGCTCGACGACCTCGACATGCCGTCGGTCATCCGGACGCCCGGCCGCGAGTGGACGAACCTCCACGACCTGGACTTCGAGGGCTTCGTCGACCCGCTGAACGCCGCGGAGGACAAGGACCAGGTCGGCCCCGACGAGGTCGAGGTCCTGCCCTTCGCCGACGCGGTCGACGAACGCGAGGACCTCGTCAAGGAGCACTTCGGCTCCGTCGTCGACCCGCAGGAGGACTACCTGACGGCGCTGTCGACGGCGCTGTTTAGCACCGGGACGGTCGTCCACGTCCCTGAGGGCGTCGACGCGGAGGACGTGACGGTCCGCACCGAGATGAACAGCCGGTCGCTGTTCAACTACACGCTGGTCGTCACCGAGGAGTCCTCGTCGGTCACGATCCTCGAACGGCAGTCCACCGGCGACGACGTCGACGGCGAGCGCTACTACAGCGGGATCGTCGAGGTCGACGCCGCCGAGAACAGCAACGTCCAGTACGGCTCGCTCCAGAACCTGGACGAGGAGACGTACAACTACACGCTCAAGCGCGGCTACGCCGACACGTACGCCACGATCGACTGGATCGAGGGCAACATCGGCTCGCGCCTGACCAAGAGCTCCGTCGAGACGTACCTCCAGGGCGACTCCTCGGAGAGCCAGATCGTCGGCGCGTTCTTCGGCCACGAGGACCAGCACTTCGACGTGAACGCCCGCGTCTGGCACGAGGCCGAGCACACCACCGCCGACCTCGTCACGCGCGGCGTCCTCGACGACGAGGCACGCTCCGTGTACGAGGGCGTCCAGGACGTCGGGACCGACGCGTGGGACACCAACTCCTACCAGCGCGAGAACACGCTGATGCTCTCCGACGAGAGCGAGGCCGACGCCTCCCCGAAGCTGATCATCAACAACCACGACACCGAGGCGTCCCACAGCGCCACGGTGGGACAGGTCGACGAGGAGGACCTGTTCTACATGGAAGCACGGGGCACCGACCCCGAGAGCGCGAAGAACATGCTCGTCGAGGGCTTCTTCGTGCCGGTGCTGGAGGAGGTCGCGGTCGACGAACTCCGCGACGACCTGCGGGACCTCGTCGCCGCGCGGCTGCGCCAGTAG
- a CDS encoding ferritin-like domain-containing protein: protein MSLGQRVSTDHQLARLLQIGVVLEEVVEARAYRHLDSLSPAEREELDDEIAELLEDAAEESEDHRERLERLVTELDAETVAYEEIEKLVEAQYAQTSPDDFDGVLYDALCNEETAYKFYDDLIEAVEASDADYAIDRGRLLDTLRTIRAEEEEGVEEVTAIMERRA, encoded by the coding sequence ATGAGCCTGGGTCAACGCGTCTCGACCGACCACCAGCTCGCCCGGCTCCTGCAGATCGGGGTCGTGCTGGAGGAGGTCGTCGAGGCGCGCGCCTACCGCCACCTCGACTCCCTCTCGCCGGCCGAACGGGAGGAGCTCGACGACGAGATAGCCGAACTGCTGGAGGACGCCGCCGAGGAGTCCGAGGACCACCGGGAGCGCCTGGAGCGGCTCGTCACGGAACTCGACGCCGAAACCGTCGCCTACGAGGAGATAGAGAAGCTGGTTGAGGCCCAGTACGCCCAGACGAGTCCGGACGACTTCGACGGCGTGCTGTACGACGCGCTGTGTAACGAGGAGACCGCCTACAAGTTCTACGACGACCTCATCGAGGCCGTCGAGGCGAGCGACGCCGACTACGCGATCGACCGCGGCCGCCTGCTCGACACGCTGCGGACGATCCGCGCGGAGGAGGAGGAGGGCGTCGAAGAAGTCACCGCGATCATGGAGCGCCGAGCATGA
- a CDS encoding metal-dependent transcriptional regulator: protein MNTGDQYLKAIYLAQRLEDGPAATGTLADMLEVSPASVNEMIGKLEDRGLADHEKYKGVTLTDEGIVRAEDALQTYCIIERFLANVLEVQEYREEARALESVIDDTVAERLDTIIDRRSECPDCFDAEEDKCEYLEPVVEGAD from the coding sequence ATGAACACCGGCGACCAGTACCTCAAGGCGATCTACCTCGCGCAGCGCCTGGAGGACGGACCGGCCGCGACCGGCACGCTCGCGGACATGCTGGAGGTCAGCCCCGCGAGCGTCAACGAGATGATCGGCAAGCTGGAGGACCGCGGCCTCGCCGACCACGAGAAGTACAAGGGCGTCACCCTCACCGACGAGGGGATCGTCCGCGCCGAGGACGCGCTCCAGACGTACTGCATCATCGAGCGGTTCCTCGCCAACGTGCTCGAAGTCCAGGAGTACCGCGAAGAGGCCCGCGCCCTGGAGAGCGTCATCGACGACACCGTCGCCGAGCGGCTCGACACCATCATCGACCGCCGCAGCGAGTGTCCCGACTGCTTCGACGCCGAGGAGGACAAGTGCGAGTACCTGGAGCCGGTGGTCGAAGGGGCCGACTGA
- a CDS encoding DpnII family type II restriction endonuclease translates to MPIRQHRPPTDEFVEDFIEHAVPSAIPNDRFIDWDSIDDDVDKYEKQIEAIAGLENATESEFVEGVADALMAADDTREWIDFYFELVGERGNKYSSLEGVWKFYPVQRAIDGGDREEALDLAGVLQNVGLQYIVDEGNVRDHYRGMLVGMESHARKNRQGLCFEDEVEKRVAEVTDRLGEDGYDVEYDDEYTTAYDDDTGQEKTVDFAIFEDGDLAVAFEANCYKVQGSKPSEIRRSYNHVAQRMRNDGVVFVWITDGQGWESMENVLAESYNDIVDVYNLHQADEHLAADLVDDFDDE, encoded by the coding sequence ATGCCGATTCGCCAACACCGTCCGCCCACGGACGAGTTCGTGGAGGACTTCATCGAGCACGCCGTTCCCTCGGCGATCCCGAACGACCGGTTCATCGACTGGGACTCGATCGACGACGATGTCGACAAGTACGAGAAACAGATCGAGGCCATCGCCGGCCTCGAAAACGCCACCGAGTCGGAGTTCGTGGAGGGGGTGGCGGACGCGCTGATGGCGGCCGACGATACCCGCGAGTGGATCGACTTCTACTTCGAACTCGTCGGCGAACGCGGCAACAAGTACAGTTCCCTCGAAGGGGTCTGGAAGTTCTATCCCGTCCAGCGGGCCATCGACGGGGGGGACCGGGAAGAGGCGCTCGACCTCGCCGGCGTACTCCAGAACGTCGGCCTCCAGTACATCGTCGACGAGGGGAACGTCCGCGACCACTACCGCGGGATGCTCGTCGGGATGGAGAGCCACGCGCGGAAGAACCGACAGGGGCTCTGTTTCGAGGACGAAGTCGAAAAGCGGGTCGCGGAAGTGACCGACCGTCTCGGGGAGGATGGATACGACGTGGAGTACGACGACGAATACACGACGGCGTACGACGACGATACGGGGCAGGAGAAGACGGTCGACTTCGCTATCTTCGAAGACGGCGACCTCGCCGTCGCCTTCGAGGCGAACTGTTACAAGGTACAGGGAAGCAAGCCGTCGGAAATCCGCCGGTCGTACAACCACGTCGCCCAGCGAATGCGGAACGACGGGGTCGTCTTCGTTTGGATCACCGACGGACAGGGGTGGGAATCGATGGAGAACGTTCTCGCCGAATCCTACAACGACATCGTGGACGTGTACAACCTCCATCAAGCCGACGAACACCTCGCCGCCGATCTTGTCGACGATTTCGACGACGAGTAG
- a CDS encoding DNA adenine methylase, whose translation MVKPVLKWAGGKRQLLDEIYSRFPADYGRYHEPFFGGGAVFFDLEPADGTVNDTNPRLVNFYRVVRDEPDALISRLREFRDPEADPDDSEAFADENWKGKAVEQYFYQQRARFNRRAYADEEWPATEADRVEEAALLLYLNRTCYNGLYRENSSGGFNVPIGRYADPDWVMADRVRAASRALDGTDIRNADFEYVLDAAGEGDLVYLDPPYQPMSATANFAEYSAEGFDRSDQERLLATVERLDDAGVYFVLSNSGVMYELYDDAGFAVEKEGATRSINSDETARGEVDEIVATNVPEGERGEQGQASIADF comes from the coding sequence ATGGTCAAACCCGTTCTCAAGTGGGCGGGCGGCAAGCGACAGCTGCTCGACGAGATATACTCCCGCTTCCCTGCCGACTACGGACGCTATCACGAGCCGTTCTTCGGCGGCGGTGCCGTCTTCTTCGACCTGGAACCGGCCGACGGGACGGTCAACGACACGAACCCCCGCCTCGTCAACTTCTACCGGGTGGTGCGTGACGAACCCGACGCGTTGATTTCGCGCCTCCGGGAGTTCCGGGACCCCGAAGCCGACCCCGACGACAGTGAGGCGTTCGCCGACGAGAACTGGAAGGGGAAGGCGGTCGAGCAGTACTTCTACCAGCAGCGCGCCCGCTTCAACCGGCGCGCGTACGCCGACGAGGAGTGGCCGGCGACCGAGGCCGACCGCGTCGAGGAGGCAGCGCTCCTCCTCTATCTCAACCGGACGTGCTACAACGGCCTCTACCGGGAGAACAGCAGCGGGGGGTTCAACGTCCCCATCGGGCGGTACGCCGACCCGGACTGGGTGATGGCCGACCGCGTCCGGGCGGCGAGTCGCGCGCTCGACGGCACCGACATCCGAAACGCTGACTTCGAGTACGTCCTCGACGCGGCGGGGGAGGGCGACCTCGTCTACCTGGACCCGCCCTACCAGCCGATGAGCGCGACCGCCAACTTCGCCGAGTACTCCGCCGAGGGGTTCGACCGGAGCGACCAGGAACGGTTGCTCGCGACGGTCGAACGACTCGACGACGCCGGCGTTTACTTCGTCCTGAGCAACAGCGGCGTGATGTACGAACTGTACGACGACGCCGGGTTCGCCGTCGAGAAGGAGGGGGCGACCCGGAGCATCAACAGCGACGAAACCGCCCGCGGGGAAGTTGACGAGATCGTCGCCACGAACGTTCCGGAAGGCGAACGCGGGGAGCAGGGGCAGGCGTCCATCGCGGACTTCTGA
- a CDS encoding two pore domain potassium channel family protein produces MRPLYLVLGVVILVVVVVDILWTTLWVDGGAGPLSSRLSTWVWHGLRAVGGNRTKVLSLSGPIILVVTLVAWVGLLWAGWTLVFAGGESSLIDARSGGPLGWTDWAWYVAYTMFTDGNGDFTPNGGVWQMASSLTTASGMLFVTLGVSYVLSILGAVADKRAFAKSVTGIGDRGEAFVRAGWDGEGFRDLDLPLNEISSDLGLLAEQHKSYPILHYYHSEDASDSSPLAVAVLDEALTVLEFGVPDDEMPNAALVKSARSSTEDYLETLTAAFIQPADETPPPPALDRLREADVPMVPDGQFDESLAGVDDRRRKLLAAVEADAVDWPPADDE; encoded by the coding sequence ATGAGACCCCTCTACCTCGTTCTGGGTGTAGTGATACTGGTCGTCGTGGTCGTCGACATCCTCTGGACGACGCTCTGGGTCGACGGGGGAGCCGGCCCGCTCTCCTCGCGCCTGTCGACGTGGGTGTGGCACGGGCTCCGGGCGGTGGGCGGGAACCGGACGAAGGTGCTGAGCCTCTCGGGGCCGATCATCCTCGTCGTCACGCTGGTCGCGTGGGTCGGGCTCCTCTGGGCGGGCTGGACGCTCGTGTTCGCCGGCGGGGAGAGCTCGCTCATCGACGCGCGAAGCGGGGGACCGCTCGGCTGGACCGACTGGGCCTGGTACGTCGCGTACACGATGTTCACCGACGGGAACGGCGACTTCACGCCCAACGGGGGAGTGTGGCAGATGGCCTCGTCGCTGACGACCGCCAGCGGGATGCTGTTCGTCACGCTCGGCGTCTCCTACGTCCTCTCGATCCTGGGGGCGGTCGCCGACAAGCGGGCGTTCGCCAAGAGCGTCACCGGGATCGGCGACCGGGGCGAGGCGTTCGTCCGGGCCGGCTGGGACGGCGAGGGGTTCCGCGACCTCGACCTCCCGCTCAACGAGATATCGTCGGACCTGGGCCTGCTCGCGGAGCAGCACAAGTCGTACCCGATCCTCCACTACTACCACAGCGAGGACGCCTCGGACTCGTCGCCGCTGGCCGTCGCGGTCCTCGACGAGGCGCTTACGGTCCTCGAGTTCGGCGTCCCGGACGACGAGATGCCGAACGCCGCGCTCGTCAAGAGCGCCCGGTCGAGCACGGAGGACTACCTCGAGACGCTGACCGCTGCGTTCATCCAGCCCGCCGACGAGACGCCGCCGCCCCCGGCCCTCGACAGGCTCCGCGAGGCGGACGTTCCCATGGTCCCGGACGGGCAGTTCGACGAGTCGCTTGCGGGGGTAGACGATCGGCGGCGGAAGCTGCTCGCCGCCGTCGAAGCCGACGCGGTGGACTGGCCGCCAGCGGACGACGAGTAG
- a CDS encoding FxLYD domain-containing protein, translating into MGRSTRRSLLATLGTGAAALAAGCAATSDEPEYERRTVDASGGDPRSAAEMAAAAALAQRTANDGASALDALSLVEHEFVLVDGYKGPTVQGVVENGGESTVDYAEVRVRVYDDGGAQLGRYLATTGDIPPDTRWRFEAILLASAADIAAYDAAVFGLPE; encoded by the coding sequence ATGGGGCGTTCGACGCGCCGGAGCCTGCTGGCGACGCTCGGCACGGGAGCGGCGGCGCTCGCGGCCGGCTGTGCCGCGACGAGCGACGAACCGGAGTACGAGCGGCGGACGGTCGACGCGTCGGGCGGCGATCCGCGGTCGGCCGCCGAGATGGCCGCCGCGGCGGCGCTGGCCCAGCGGACGGCGAACGACGGCGCGAGCGCCCTCGACGCGCTCTCGCTCGTCGAGCACGAGTTCGTGCTGGTCGACGGGTACAAGGGACCGACGGTGCAGGGGGTCGTCGAGAACGGCGGCGAGTCCACCGTCGACTACGCCGAGGTCCGCGTCCGGGTGTACGACGACGGCGGCGCACAGCTCGGCCGCTACCTCGCCACCACCGGGGACATCCCCCCCGACACGCGGTGGCGGTTCGAGGCGATCCTCCTCGCGTCGGCCGCGGACATCGCGGCCTACGACGCCGCGGTGTTCGGCCTCCCCGAGTGA
- a CDS encoding DNA-methyltransferase produces METQHRVVVGDSRDLAELDDDAVELVVTSPPYPMIEMWDDVFAELDPAVGEALDAGAGQAAFDLMHETLAEVWAEVERVLVDGGIACVNVGDATRTVDGSFRVYQNHSRVVDDFEALGFDPLPELLWRKPSNSAAKFMGSGMLPPNAYVTLEHEYVLVFRNGGESRAFEPGATRRYEAAYFWEERNRWFSDVWADVKGEFQTLDGSELRDRSAAFPFEIPYRLINMYSAYGDTVLDPFWGTGTTSLAALVAGRDSVGYEREPAFASVFEDRVEDAPTLSRDVVQRRLADHREFVREERDAGGSFDYEADHYDFPVTTKQEQSIRLYAVDGVEADGDGYRAVHDPVGDGSA; encoded by the coding sequence ATGGAGACGCAGCACCGCGTCGTGGTCGGCGACTCCCGCGACCTCGCCGAACTCGACGACGACGCCGTCGAACTCGTCGTCACGTCGCCGCCGTACCCGATGATCGAGATGTGGGACGACGTGTTCGCCGAACTCGACCCAGCGGTCGGCGAGGCGCTGGACGCCGGCGCGGGGCAGGCGGCGTTCGACCTGATGCACGAGACGCTGGCCGAGGTGTGGGCGGAGGTCGAGCGCGTCCTCGTCGACGGCGGGATCGCCTGCGTCAACGTCGGCGACGCGACGCGGACGGTGGACGGGAGCTTCCGCGTCTACCAGAACCACTCCCGGGTCGTCGACGACTTCGAGGCCCTCGGGTTCGACCCGCTGCCGGAACTGCTGTGGCGGAAGCCGAGCAACTCCGCGGCCAAGTTCATGGGGTCGGGCATGCTGCCGCCCAACGCCTACGTCACGCTGGAACACGAGTACGTCCTCGTCTTCCGCAACGGCGGCGAGTCGCGGGCGTTCGAACCCGGGGCGACCCGCCGGTACGAGGCGGCGTACTTCTGGGAGGAGCGAAACCGGTGGTTCTCGGACGTGTGGGCCGACGTCAAAGGCGAGTTCCAGACGCTCGACGGGAGCGAACTCCGCGACCGGTCCGCGGCGTTCCCCTTCGAGATCCCTTACCGCCTCATCAACATGTACAGCGCGTACGGCGACACGGTCCTCGACCCGTTCTGGGGGACGGGCACCACGTCGCTCGCCGCGCTCGTCGCCGGCCGCGACTCCGTCGGCTACGAGCGCGAACCGGCGTTCGCGTCCGTGTTCGAGGACCGCGTCGAGGACGCCCCCACCCTCTCCAGGGACGTGGTCCAGCGACGGCTGGCCGACCACCGCGAGTTCGTGCGCGAGGAGCGCGATGCCGGCGGATCCTTCGACTACGAGGCCGACCACTACGACTTCCCGGTCACGACGAAACAGGAGCAATCGATCCGGCTGTACGCCGTCGACGGCGTCGAGGCCGACGGCGACGGCTACCGCGCGGTCCACGACCCGGTCGGCGACGGGAGCGCGTAA